The DNA window TTAAAGCTTTTATTGGATTATCAACAGCCTTTTATGAACCAAAATCCAATGGATACAAATATAAAAATTAGATTAACATTTTCTGAGTTTTTTTCTATCATAGAAATGTAGACAGCGACTTAATTTTAAATGAGAATGAAAAGAAATATAAAATTCAGACTAAAAATTTCTAATATCTTATTGATTTACAAACAAATGACATCTTCTTGTTTTTTAGCATTAACATGAAAAGCTGCCAGATATAAACCTTTGCAGCCGTTCAATTCATTATATGTTTCCAGAATCGTTGACGTATAGAACAAAATATTTTTACCTGATGAAATATCAGAATATTAATTTTGGAATTTTACAAAGTCCAAATAAAAGGTAGGATTCCCTCCGTTAAAAGTAGCCGGCACAACTCCATTTGTTTTACCCGCCAATACAGTGTAGGTTCCCGGGGCGGCAAAATATAATACCCGGTTTTGATCCCTTGGGAACATAAAGGCAGCCGTATTTGATCCGCAATAACTTCTCCATACATCGCCTACTCCATTGATATAAAAGAAATAATCATTACAATCAGAATTAATAGCGACACCACATCTGAAAAAATACCATCCTTTAGCCGGGATTGTCACCTGTATCCCTGTATTCAGGCCACCGCCACCTGTTGCCCCTGTGTAAGGATTAACCAATGTCCCGGTATAAGGGGTCCAGTTATTTGCAAAAGCCGTGGTAACGGTTGATGACCACGTTGCTAATCCGTTAGTATCACTCGTCAATACGTATCCCAGCTGTTCAGTACCGTCTTTAATCTGAAGTGCTCCGTTTGTATTGCCGTTATCTATTACAACTTTCGCATTGGATGCTCCTGTAGGTACGGTGTTGGTTCCCACTAAAAACTTTCCGGTACCATTCACACTTAGATTATTTCCCGCCGTGGCAATATTTGTAGGCTGTAAAAGAGTTCCACCTAATTTTATGTCTGTACCTGATACGTTAAGACCATTGGATGCAGTTATATTGTTGTTACCTTTATCATCCCATGTAGAATTGGCTCCGGTAAGTCCTGTATTGATTAATTCCACACTCTGGTTGGCAGGCACTGAAATACTTGTATTTCCATTAATTGTTTCCGGTACCGCCGCATTTACTGTGATTGTAAAGTTTGTATTATTTTTAATTCTGTAAATACGTCCCTTAAAGTTCCCTGCTCCATTAATTGAAGAAGGAAGATTAAATGTTCCGTTCGCAGTACCATTATAGGATACATGAAAATCTGATGAGGTCAAATTATAAGAAGGAGTATTCACTGCATTATAATTGGCAGCTAATGACCCGTTAATATCCATGGTGGAACCCGGATTAGCTGTATTGACTCCAATATTTCTTGCTTGGGCAAAAGCAATAACCGGACTTAGCGCCATGATTGCAAAAAATAATTTTGTAGAAATTTTAAACATTGATCATTATTTTAAAAACATTATTAGACTCTGCTTTTTAACATAATGTAAAAATATTAGAATTAATACTACAGGAAATATCACAAGGTGTAGAAAAAAACTACGGTATTTGTAGAAAATTTTCTACATGAAATAACACATTTATTTTGATTTACTCCAGATATATACTTATGAGGTGTAAGCTTCATAAAGCTTAATAAGATCTGCAAGATTTGTTGTTTTTAATTTGTTATGAATCCTTTTTTTATAAGTACTGATCGTAGACATCTGTATATCCATGGCATTGGAGATTTCTAGATTCCCATTTCCCTTAACCATTAGCACAAAAATTTCAAACTCCCGTTCCGACAGCTTTTTTATAGAGTCAAGTAAAGAAGGTTGAAGAAGTTTATTGACAACACCTGCCGGATAATAATGTCCTTCTGCAAACATTTTTTTTACCGCTTCAGAAATCTCGTGTACTTTACTCAACTTATTAATATAGCCATCTGCCCCTTCTTTGATATACTGCACGGCAATTTCTTCTTCATAAGACGAAAAAACCAATATTTTGATCAGGGGAGCAATAGCTTTAATTTCTGAGATCATCTTTTTGTTTTTACTTCCAGGCATATTAATGTCCAGAATAATAAGATCATATTTTTGTTGACCTATTTTATCGAGAACTTCCGGATAATTCTCGGCGGTATCTATCATCAAATCGGGAATCCGGGACTCTAAGATTAAAACAGTACCCGTTAATACAATATCATGATCATCTGCAATGAGAATCTTTTTAATCATCTTTTTTATTTTTTAATAGTCATCTGAAAGAAGTTCCTTTTATTTCATGCCATTCTATGATAATTTTGCGTTCTATCATCTGCAATAGCTGCATTGAGCATAGTTTTTCCGTAATCTCCAGTAGTGAAAACACTGTCTTTTTCATGATTTCCATAAAAATAAGTAAACCGCTGCTTGCCAAGTGGAAAATTCTTGTATCTAAAAAATGTAAGCCATCAAGCCTTACAATAGCGTTTTCCTTTGTGAACCCAATAAAGCAGAACCTATCCTCTGTAATATCTTTAATACTATCTTGTGGAAGGTCATTATCCGTGTTGTAAATCTGAGTGTTATAGCGCTGCGAGTAAAGCGAAAAAAAAGCAAATAAAAAACTAAATATATAAATTTTTTGGTGCAAAAC is part of the Chryseobacterium lactis genome and encodes:
- a CDS encoding autotransporter outer membrane beta-barrel domain-containing protein produces the protein MFKISTKLFFAIMALSPVIAFAQARNIGVNTANPGSTMDINGSLAANYNAVNTPSYNLTSSDFHVSYNGTANGTFNLPSSINGAGNFKGRIYRIKNNTNFTITVNAAVPETINGNTSISVPANQSVELINTGLTGANSTWDDKGNNNITASNGLNVSGTDIKLGGTLLQPTNIATAGNNLSVNGTGKFLVGTNTVPTGASNAKVVIDNGNTNGALQIKDGTEQLGYVLTSDTNGLATWSSTVTTAFANNWTPYTGTLVNPYTGATGGGGLNTGIQVTIPAKGWYFFRCGVAINSDCNDYFFYINGVGDVWRSYCGSNTAAFMFPRDQNRVLYFAAPGTYTVLAGKTNGVVPATFNGGNPTFYLDFVKFQN
- a CDS encoding response regulator transcription factor — encoded protein: MIKKILIADDHDIVLTGTVLILESRIPDLMIDTAENYPEVLDKIGQQKYDLIILDINMPGSKNKKMISEIKAIAPLIKILVFSSYEEEIAVQYIKEGADGYINKLSKVHEISEAVKKMFAEGHYYPAGVVNKLLQPSLLDSIKKLSEREFEIFVLMVKGNGNLEISNAMDIQMSTISTYKKRIHNKLKTTNLADLIKLYEAYTS